A region from the Halobacillus mangrovi genome encodes:
- the buk gene encoding butyrate kinase — translation MQKHRILVINPGSTSTKIGVFDDEEVVFEKTIRHQPEEVNQYKRIIDQYEFRKNVILNELDKEGINISKLSAVCGRGGLLRPIEGGTYEVNDAMLEDLKNGYNGEHASNLGGIIANEIAKGLNIGAYIVDPVVVDELQDLARVSGVPEIPRKSIFHALNQKAVARRAAKDLHMSYKESRLIVTHMGGGITVGAHENGRVIDVNNGLHGDGPFSPERAGTVPAGDLVSLCYSGQYYRDEVMKKLVGQGGLMAYLDTNDAREVEKMVEHGDKKAKLVFDAMAYQIAKEIGSMSAVLQGKVDAIALTGGLAYGKAFVEEISKRVHWIADVLVYPGENELEALNEGTLRILNNEEVPKQYPNFAE, via the coding sequence GTGCAAAAACATCGAATCTTAGTGATCAATCCAGGATCCACTTCAACGAAGATCGGCGTCTTTGACGATGAAGAAGTAGTTTTTGAGAAAACGATTAGGCATCAACCTGAAGAAGTTAATCAATACAAGCGGATCATTGATCAATATGAATTTAGAAAGAATGTTATTCTTAATGAATTAGACAAGGAAGGCATCAACATAAGTAAACTTAGCGCCGTATGTGGACGAGGCGGTCTGCTTCGTCCGATCGAGGGCGGAACGTATGAAGTTAACGACGCTATGCTAGAAGATTTGAAAAACGGATACAATGGTGAGCATGCCTCTAATTTAGGGGGGATCATCGCTAATGAAATTGCTAAAGGCTTAAATATAGGGGCTTACATCGTCGACCCCGTTGTTGTCGATGAGCTCCAAGATTTAGCACGAGTGTCAGGTGTACCTGAGATCCCGAGAAAGAGCATCTTTCATGCATTAAATCAAAAAGCAGTGGCTAGACGTGCAGCGAAGGATTTGCACATGAGTTACAAAGAGTCCCGCCTTATTGTTACCCACATGGGAGGTGGCATCACGGTAGGTGCCCATGAAAACGGACGTGTCATCGATGTGAATAATGGTCTTCACGGGGATGGTCCTTTTTCGCCAGAACGGGCTGGCACTGTGCCTGCAGGAGACCTTGTTTCCTTATGCTATTCAGGTCAGTATTACCGAGATGAAGTGATGAAAAAGCTTGTCGGTCAAGGAGGATTAATGGCTTATCTTGACACAAACGATGCAAGGGAAGTTGAAAAAATGGTGGAACATGGAGATAAGAAAGCGAAGCTTGTCTTTGATGCTATGGCTTATCAAATTGCAAAAGAAATCGGCAGTATGAGTGCTGTTTTACAAGGAAAAGTCGACGCCATTGCTTTAACTGGAGGTCTTGCTTACGGAAAGGCTTTTGTAGAAGAAATATCTAAGCGGGTTCACTGGATTGCTGACGTACTTGTTTATCCAGGAGAGAATGAATTAGAAGCACTTAATGAAGGAACACTCCGCATCTTGAACAATGAAGAAGTTCCTAAACAGTATCCTAATTTCGCAGAATAG
- a CDS encoding sigma 54-interacting transcriptional regulator, whose product MKRVLIVGAGKGGTALLKLLNETDRMKIVAVTDTNSEAQGLKLAKSYHIPTGRSWEDWIHKEIDIVIEATGDESVFDAIRTKRQRSTVVIPGSVAYITSELLEEKEALVNELKQQTENQHLILNSIHDGMIVINVDGDVSFINRSAERIVDVNRNDVVGKPVKTIIPDSRLPKVLSSKKKEVNQKLELDNGKKVITTRIPMIGPDGKAIGAYAVFQDITEVVHLAEEVTDLKEVKTMLEAIIHSSDEAISVVDENGNGLMINPAYTRITGLTENDIVGKPATVDISEGESMHMKVLRTRRPVRSVRMKVGPSDKDVLVNVAPVIVDGKLKGSVGVLHDVSEIQSLTSELKRARQIIRSLEAKYTFDDIIGESPEMTLALEQAKVGARTPATVLLRGESGTGKELFAHAIHNESKRRHNKFIRVNCAAIAESLLESELFGYEDGAFSGAKRGGKKGLFEEANYGSIFLDEIGELTLPMQAKLLRVLQENEIMRVGGTKPVHVDVRVIAATNVNLEKAIMNKTFREDLYYRLNRLPIYIPPLRERKKDLPQLTDHLIQKLNEDYGRHVISIEEKAFKRLEEYDWPGNVRELENIIGRAMIYMENLEDKIRPEHIPNLTKPSPSSTRDMESENAWLGETLQQAVDEYEKKLLADAFRAHDFNKTQTAKSLGISIRNLYYKLDKYNLDKDSMQRFS is encoded by the coding sequence ATGAAAAGAGTGTTAATTGTCGGAGCAGGCAAAGGTGGTACAGCCCTGTTGAAGTTACTGAACGAAACTGACCGAATGAAAATTGTTGCTGTGACTGATACCAACTCTGAAGCCCAAGGGTTGAAACTGGCAAAATCCTATCATATTCCTACAGGAAGGTCCTGGGAAGATTGGATACATAAAGAAATCGATATTGTTATCGAAGCGACAGGGGACGAAAGTGTTTTTGACGCGATTAGAACCAAGCGCCAGCGATCAACAGTTGTCATTCCTGGGTCCGTTGCCTATATAACCTCAGAACTTTTAGAAGAAAAGGAAGCACTCGTTAATGAATTGAAACAGCAGACTGAGAACCAACACCTTATTCTAAACAGCATTCATGATGGAATGATTGTTATCAATGTGGATGGGGATGTTTCCTTTATCAATCGAAGTGCTGAACGAATTGTGGATGTAAATCGAAATGACGTTGTAGGAAAACCCGTAAAGACCATTATCCCTGACTCAAGGCTCCCGAAAGTGTTGAGCTCAAAAAAGAAAGAAGTTAATCAAAAGCTCGAACTAGATAATGGGAAAAAAGTAATAACTACACGAATTCCGATGATCGGGCCTGATGGTAAAGCTATAGGTGCCTACGCTGTGTTTCAAGATATAACAGAGGTTGTCCATTTAGCTGAAGAGGTCACCGACCTGAAGGAAGTAAAAACGATGTTAGAGGCAATCATTCATTCTTCAGATGAAGCGATTTCTGTCGTAGACGAAAATGGAAACGGTTTAATGATTAACCCAGCCTATACAAGAATTACAGGACTAACAGAGAATGACATCGTAGGGAAACCTGCTACTGTAGACATTTCTGAAGGGGAAAGCATGCATATGAAAGTGCTGAGAACGAGGAGGCCAGTCAGAAGTGTTCGCATGAAAGTCGGCCCTAGTGACAAAGACGTACTTGTCAATGTTGCCCCTGTTATCGTAGACGGTAAGTTGAAAGGGAGTGTTGGAGTACTACATGATGTTTCTGAGATCCAATCTTTGACAAGCGAGTTGAAAAGGGCAAGACAAATCATCCGTAGCTTGGAAGCTAAATATACATTTGACGACATCATTGGTGAATCTCCAGAAATGACCCTTGCTCTTGAGCAAGCAAAGGTTGGTGCGAGGACGCCTGCGACTGTATTACTGCGGGGGGAATCTGGGACTGGTAAAGAACTTTTTGCTCACGCCATTCATAATGAGAGTAAGCGGCGCCATAATAAGTTTATCCGTGTGAATTGTGCGGCTATTGCAGAATCTCTGTTGGAGAGCGAGCTATTTGGATATGAAGACGGAGCTTTCTCAGGAGCCAAAAGAGGCGGAAAAAAAGGACTATTCGAAGAGGCGAACTATGGAAGTATCTTTTTGGATGAAATCGGAGAATTGACTTTACCTATGCAAGCGAAACTTCTGAGGGTACTCCAAGAGAATGAAATCATGAGAGTTGGAGGAACGAAGCCCGTTCATGTCGATGTCCGTGTTATTGCAGCCACTAATGTCAATCTTGAAAAAGCAATCATGAACAAAACGTTTAGGGAAGACCTCTATTACAGATTAAATCGATTGCCTATATATATTCCTCCATTAAGAGAACGAAAAAAAGATTTGCCTCAATTGACGGACCATCTGATACAGAAATTAAACGAGGATTATGGCAGGCATGTGATCTCAATAGAAGAGAAAGCCTTTAAAAGGTTAGAAGAATACGATTGGCCAGGGAATGTCCGTGAATTAGAGAATATTATTGGTAGAGCTATGATTTATATGGAAAATCTTGAAGATAAGATACGTCCCGAACATATTCCTAACCTGACAAAGCCGTCTCCAAGTTCAACACGAGATATGGAAAGCGAAAATGCCTGGCTTGGAGAGACACTGCAACAAGCTGTTGATGAATATGAAAAAAAACTTCTAGCGGATGCTTTCCGCGCCCACGATTTTAACAAAACTCAAACGGCAAAGTCGTTAGGAATATCTATCCGAAATTTATACTATAAACTTGATAAATACAATTTAGATAAAGATAGCATGCAAAGGTTTTCATAA
- the lpdA gene encoding dihydrolipoyl dehydrogenase: MAQEYDLVVLGGGTGGYVAAIRASKLGLKVAMVEKRELGGTCLHRGCIPSKALLRSAEVFRQTKEADQYGITTDQPSLNFTKVQERKQSIVDTLHKGVQGLMKKGKIDVYEGFGRILGPSIFSPTAGTISVEMNSGEENEMLIPKNVLIATGSSPKSLPGLEVDGNYVMTSDEALQMEKLPKSIIIVGGGVIGIEWASMLADFGVEVTVLEYLPNILPTEDHEVSKEMQKQMKKKGVNIITSAKVMAESLNKNEGVSIQAEVDGETVTYEAEKMLVSVGRSANVTNIGLENTDIVVENGVIETNKFYQTKESHIYAIGDVIGGMQLAHVASHEGIIAVEHMANQNPHPMNPEQVPTCIYSNPEVASVGLTEEQAKEKGYKIKVGKFPFQAIGKALVIGETDGFVKIIADKDSEDLLGVHMVGPHVTDMISEAGLAKVLDATPWEIAESIHPHPTLAEAIGEAAMAVDGNQIHG, from the coding sequence ATGGCTCAAGAATACGATTTAGTTGTTCTCGGTGGAGGGACAGGCGGTTACGTTGCAGCCATACGTGCCTCTAAGCTGGGATTGAAAGTAGCAATGGTTGAAAAGCGAGAGCTAGGAGGAACATGTTTGCACAGAGGCTGTATACCTTCAAAAGCTTTGCTTCGAAGTGCTGAAGTTTTTCGACAAACGAAAGAAGCAGATCAATACGGAATAACGACAGATCAGCCATCGCTCAATTTCACAAAAGTGCAAGAACGAAAACAGTCGATTGTGGACACATTACATAAAGGTGTTCAAGGCCTGATGAAAAAAGGGAAAATTGACGTATACGAAGGGTTTGGCCGAATTCTGGGACCTTCCATATTTTCCCCTACGGCAGGAACAATTTCGGTCGAAATGAATAGTGGAGAAGAAAATGAAATGCTTATCCCTAAAAATGTACTAATAGCGACAGGTTCCAGTCCAAAGTCCTTACCTGGATTGGAAGTAGATGGAAATTATGTAATGACTTCCGATGAAGCGCTGCAAATGGAGAAACTTCCAAAGTCTATTATTATTGTCGGTGGTGGTGTCATCGGTATCGAGTGGGCATCCATGCTTGCTGATTTTGGAGTAGAAGTGACTGTACTGGAATACCTGCCGAATATCCTGCCTACAGAAGATCACGAAGTGTCTAAAGAAATGCAGAAGCAAATGAAGAAAAAAGGAGTCAACATCATCACAAGTGCGAAAGTGATGGCCGAATCGCTAAATAAAAATGAAGGCGTATCCATCCAAGCCGAAGTAGACGGTGAAACAGTTACTTACGAAGCGGAGAAAATGCTCGTATCTGTTGGACGTTCAGCAAACGTAACAAACATTGGGTTAGAGAATACCGATATTGTCGTCGAAAATGGTGTAATCGAAACGAACAAATTTTATCAAACGAAAGAATCCCACATTTATGCAATCGGAGATGTCATTGGAGGTATGCAGCTTGCACATGTTGCTTCCCACGAAGGAATAATTGCTGTTGAGCATATGGCCAACCAAAACCCTCATCCAATGAATCCTGAACAAGTGCCGACTTGTATCTATTCTAACCCGGAAGTGGCGAGTGTCGGTTTAACAGAAGAGCAAGCAAAAGAGAAAGGTTATAAGATCAAAGTTGGAAAATTCCCATTTCAGGCAATTGGAAAAGCGCTTGTTATTGGTGAAACAGATGGGTTTGTCAAAATCATTGCAGATAAGGACTCAGAAGATTTACTCGGTGTCCATATGGTAGGTCCTCACGTCACTGACATGATTTCCGAAGCAGGTCTTGCTAAAGTACTGGATGCAACCCCGTGGGAGATTGCTGAGAGTATTCATCCACACCCGACATTGGCTGAAGCCATTGGCGAAGCTGCTATGGCAGTAGATGGAAACCAAATTCACGGATAA
- the yqiS gene encoding phosphate butyryltransferase yields the protein MKSLDEMLEQVNRDQPKTVAVAQAADAEVLRAVKKAYELGIAHFILVGEEGSLSILAKEAKLDLDQDGINIKNCPLKDAAQMAVKAVHEGEAHVVMKGHIDTKSLLKAVLDKQFGLRSKGVLSHVALFEVPGRDKLIFLTDAAMNIAPTLEEKISIINNAVEVAKKAGLKQPKVAPLAAVEVVNPAMEATKDAATLSQMNRRGQIKDCLVDGPLAFDNAVDLNAARQKGINSEVAGQADILVAPTIEVANALYKSFMYFANAKVAAVISGAKAPIVLTSRADTAESKVYSLALALQSSK from the coding sequence ATGAAATCATTAGACGAAATGCTGGAACAGGTGAATAGAGATCAGCCCAAAACGGTTGCAGTAGCCCAGGCCGCTGATGCAGAAGTACTTAGGGCGGTGAAGAAAGCTTATGAACTTGGAATTGCTCACTTTATATTAGTGGGTGAGGAAGGATCGTTATCCATTTTAGCCAAGGAGGCAAAGCTGGACCTTGACCAAGATGGAATAAATATAAAGAATTGTCCTCTCAAAGATGCCGCTCAAATGGCAGTCAAGGCTGTTCATGAAGGGGAAGCTCATGTGGTCATGAAAGGGCATATCGATACAAAATCCCTTTTGAAAGCCGTTTTAGATAAACAATTTGGGCTTAGATCTAAGGGTGTATTATCGCATGTGGCCCTATTTGAGGTACCAGGAAGAGATAAACTCATTTTCTTGACCGATGCCGCTATGAATATTGCCCCTACTCTTGAAGAAAAAATTTCAATCATCAATAACGCTGTAGAAGTAGCAAAGAAAGCCGGTTTAAAACAACCTAAAGTCGCTCCGCTGGCAGCTGTAGAGGTTGTAAATCCTGCGATGGAAGCAACGAAGGATGCAGCCACTTTAAGCCAGATGAATCGGCGAGGTCAAATTAAAGACTGCCTCGTAGATGGACCGCTTGCTTTTGATAATGCAGTCGATTTAAATGCTGCTAGACAGAAAGGGATCAATTCAGAAGTTGCCGGACAAGCTGATATTCTCGTAGCTCCTACGATTGAAGTAGCTAATGCCTTATACAAATCTTTTATGTATTTTGCTAACGCTAAAGTAGCTGCTGTCATTAGTGGAGCGAAAGCACCGATCGTGTTGACCTCACGTGCAGATACGGCTGAAAGTAAAGTTTATTCACTGGCCCTTGCCCTACAATCCAGCAAATAA
- a CDS encoding aspartate kinase: protein MKVVKFGGSSVANADQIHKITNIIESDPSRKVIVVSAPGKRYKEDTKITDLLINLGELIEQNQSSEDIYGQISDRFQSMIAELGLSGDVWSKIKDKIDGSIDLIKQGDKQGIDALKSCGEDGSALLVSAYLQHKGTPASYVNPKEAGIVVRDQPGGAIVLEESFEKLFELRSREETLVIPGFFGFTPEGKLVTFSRGGSDITGSIVAAGLKAELYENFTDVDSVYCVNPMIVENPKQLTSLTYREMRELSYAGFSVFHDEALIPAFKEKIPVCIKNTNNPSAPGTMIVAELPEREGHVVGIASDTGFLNLYVSKYLMNREIGFGRRLLQILEDEGVSFEHAPSGIDDMSVVLRENQLPKKKEEVVVQRIKDELKVDMVMIEREMAMIMIVGEGMNQTVGIASNAARAFREAGVNIEMINQGSSEVSMMFGVKSHNLSTAVQSLYKTFFESASITKDPVHRDF from the coding sequence ATGAAGGTAGTTAAATTTGGCGGCAGCTCTGTCGCAAATGCAGATCAAATCCACAAAATAACAAATATCATTGAATCTGATCCAAGCAGAAAAGTGATTGTGGTTTCAGCTCCAGGGAAGCGTTATAAAGAAGATACGAAGATAACCGATTTATTAATAAATCTTGGTGAATTAATTGAACAAAATCAATCAAGCGAAGACATATATGGGCAGATTTCTGACCGTTTTCAGTCAATGATTGCTGAATTGGGGCTTTCTGGCGATGTATGGAGCAAGATAAAAGATAAAATTGATGGTTCTATTGATTTGATAAAGCAAGGAGATAAGCAAGGTATAGATGCTTTGAAATCTTGTGGTGAAGATGGATCTGCGCTATTAGTTAGTGCCTATTTGCAACATAAAGGTACACCAGCTTCCTATGTTAATCCGAAGGAAGCAGGAATTGTTGTAAGGGACCAACCAGGTGGTGCCATTGTATTAGAAGAGAGTTTTGAAAAGCTATTCGAATTAAGAAGCCGCGAAGAAACTTTGGTCATCCCTGGCTTTTTCGGATTTACACCAGAGGGTAAGCTAGTTACTTTTTCTAGAGGTGGCTCTGACATTACGGGATCTATAGTGGCAGCAGGATTAAAGGCCGAGTTGTATGAAAACTTTACGGACGTAGATTCGGTATATTGCGTTAACCCGATGATTGTTGAAAATCCGAAGCAGCTTACTTCCCTAACTTATCGAGAAATGCGGGAACTTTCCTATGCAGGGTTTTCTGTGTTTCATGACGAAGCTTTAATCCCTGCGTTTAAAGAAAAAATTCCTGTGTGCATCAAAAATACAAATAATCCATCTGCTCCTGGGACTATGATAGTTGCTGAACTTCCGGAAAGAGAAGGGCATGTCGTAGGTATCGCAAGTGATACAGGATTTTTGAACTTATATGTAAGTAAGTATTTAATGAACAGAGAGATTGGCTTTGGGAGACGCTTGTTACAAATTCTAGAAGACGAAGGAGTGTCATTCGAACATGCTCCTTCTGGAATTGATGATATGTCAGTTGTCTTAAGAGAAAACCAACTTCCGAAAAAGAAGGAAGAAGTGGTTGTCCAACGAATTAAAGATGAGCTTAAAGTAGATATGGTTATGATTGAAAGAGAAATGGCAATGATCATGATTGTCGGAGAAGGAATGAACCAAACGGTTGGTATTGCTAGTAATGCAGCCAGGGCATTTCGAGAAGCAGGTGTGAATATAGAAATGATCAACCAGGGTTCGTCTGAAGTTTCTATGATGTTCGGTGTGAAGTCCCACAACCTATCCACAGCAGTCCAGTCATTGTATAAGACATTTTTTGAGAGTGCATCTATAACTAAAGATCCAGTCCATCGCGACTTTTGA
- a CDS encoding DUF294 nucleotidyltransferase-like domain-containing protein — protein sequence MTEFELFKKQYPFDLLTEEEFQEVFGKAVVKEYSTNEFIIHEDQSDDTIDIHFLVSGLANNIMHRSNGRQLSVRYYYPGDLVGVMILLTSGEMRFSVQALEPVKTLCFEREAFLKVMSNNTQFSKVVMDGISHLMKSLYDEIKYKSSTTDEQDDRELYKKRADAFMEPPTFIHPEASIEKAARMLQQQKIEALIVSEDQKTMLGMIGYAEILRAYFENDHRNPVKAYMGEEAYEINQQEFIYDALSYLKHHPTEIIPVLHKGFVVGILRQSSFFTIKNSVYFDLTYRISNATNPEEIKKLSPVYNERFQQFVTSLIRENMFAYDIAELITNYNDRIHKQIVQIAEDQMIDEGFGPPPINYCFLVMGSEGRKEQAFSTDQDNGMILSDYSHSKHKTRIDEYFLIFAKKINRMLDECGFPYCNGGIMAKEEKWRKQKSEWHGIVDSWIEKMDAEEIRDFTIFMDFRPIFGDYSLAYDLKKYVTKRVQKSLNLHQLLMKDTLRFRVPVQPFGRISGVGKKRTLNLKKSAIMQIVNAIRIYSMKYGIEDINTVNRLEALAEQERFHPRDVENAKTALHRLMLFRLKENLRQLKDNETLSNDLKLTQMKKDERRSLREALIIAKRLQQVLELSYNRNRVV from the coding sequence GTGACAGAGTTCGAGTTATTCAAAAAGCAATACCCTTTTGATTTACTTACTGAAGAAGAATTTCAAGAGGTGTTCGGAAAAGCAGTTGTAAAGGAATATAGTACAAATGAGTTTATTATCCATGAAGATCAGTCAGATGACACGATCGATATTCACTTTTTAGTATCTGGCTTAGCCAATAATATCATGCACCGTTCTAACGGACGCCAGCTTTCCGTCCGTTATTATTATCCAGGTGACCTCGTTGGAGTCATGATACTTCTGACTAGTGGTGAGATGAGATTTTCTGTGCAAGCCCTGGAACCAGTTAAAACATTATGCTTTGAACGTGAAGCGTTTTTAAAGGTTATGTCCAATAATACACAGTTCTCCAAGGTTGTTATGGACGGAATCAGTCACTTGATGAAAAGTCTTTATGATGAAATTAAGTATAAGAGCTCGACGACAGATGAACAGGATGATCGTGAACTTTATAAAAAGCGTGCCGATGCTTTTATGGAACCGCCTACCTTCATTCACCCTGAAGCTTCAATAGAGAAAGCAGCACGGATGCTGCAGCAGCAAAAAATCGAAGCATTAATAGTGAGTGAAGATCAAAAAACGATGCTTGGAATGATTGGATATGCAGAGATTCTAAGAGCCTACTTTGAAAATGACCATCGAAATCCTGTCAAAGCTTACATGGGAGAAGAAGCTTATGAAATCAACCAGCAGGAATTCATATATGATGCACTGAGCTACTTAAAACATCACCCTACGGAGATCATTCCTGTACTCCATAAAGGGTTTGTTGTGGGTATTCTGAGGCAGTCTTCCTTTTTTACAATAAAGAACTCCGTATACTTTGATTTGACTTACCGGATTTCCAATGCAACAAATCCTGAGGAGATAAAAAAGCTTTCTCCCGTCTACAACGAACGTTTTCAGCAATTCGTCACAAGCCTAATTAGGGAAAATATGTTTGCCTATGATATTGCTGAATTAATTACGAATTATAATGACCGGATTCATAAACAAATTGTACAGATTGCTGAGGATCAGATGATTGATGAAGGCTTCGGACCACCTCCTATCAATTATTGCTTTTTAGTTATGGGCAGTGAAGGAAGGAAAGAACAGGCATTCTCCACCGACCAAGACAATGGTATGATCCTATCTGATTACAGTCACTCGAAGCACAAGACACGTATTGACGAGTACTTTTTAATCTTTGCCAAAAAGATAAATCGCATGCTTGATGAGTGCGGCTTTCCTTACTGTAATGGCGGAATAATGGCTAAAGAAGAAAAATGGAGAAAACAAAAAAGCGAATGGCATGGAATTGTTGATTCATGGATTGAAAAAATGGATGCGGAAGAAATAAGGGATTTCACTATTTTCATGGACTTTCGCCCAATTTTCGGAGATTACTCCCTTGCTTATGACCTTAAAAAGTACGTGACAAAAAGAGTTCAAAAATCATTGAACCTCCATCAATTGCTCATGAAGGATACGCTTCGCTTCAGAGTACCTGTGCAACCATTCGGACGGATTTCCGGAGTGGGTAAAAAAAGGACGTTGAATTTAAAAAAATCAGCGATCATGCAAATTGTCAATGCCATCAGAATATACAGCATGAAATACGGAATTGAAGACATCAATACTGTGAACAGGCTGGAAGCACTTGCAGAACAGGAACGGTTCCACCCAAGAGATGTGGAGAATGCAAAGACAGCCTTACATCGATTAATGTTATTTAGGTTAAAAGAGAACCTGAGACAATTGAAAGATAATGAAACACTGTCCAACGATCTCAAACTTACTCAAATGAAAAAGGACGAACGGCGTTCACTTAGAGAAGCTCTGATCATCGCTAAGCGCCTGCAACAAGTTCTTGAGTTAAGTTACAACCGAAATCGGGTGGTTTAA
- the bcd gene encoding branched-chain amino acid dehydrogenase yields the protein MEIFNYMKEYDYEQLVFCQDEQSGLKAIIAIHDTTLGPALGGTRMWTYASEEDAIEDALRLAKGMTYKNAAAGLNLGGGKTVIIGDPKQDKNEEMFRAFGRFIQGLNGRYITAEDVGTTVQDMDLIHEETDYVTGISPAFGSSGNPSPVTAYGVYRGMKAAAKEGFGSDSLEGKTVAVQGVGNVAFNLCRHLHEEGAHLIVTDINKEAVQRAVDEFGAKAVDPDDIYSVDCDIYAPCALGATINDETIPQLKAKVIAGAANNQLKDTSHGDILHEKGIVYTPDYVINAGGVINVADELHGYNKDRAMKRVETIYDNVSRVFDISRRDDIPTYAAADRMAEERIERLRRSRSQFLQNGHHILSRK from the coding sequence ATGGAAATTTTCAACTATATGAAAGAATATGACTACGAGCAATTAGTGTTTTGCCAAGATGAGCAGTCTGGTTTAAAAGCAATTATCGCTATCCATGACACGACATTAGGACCAGCTTTAGGCGGGACTCGTATGTGGACTTACGCTTCCGAAGAGGACGCAATCGAAGATGCTCTTCGACTTGCCAAAGGAATGACCTATAAAAATGCAGCCGCTGGCCTTAACCTTGGTGGAGGTAAGACAGTTATCATCGGAGATCCTAAGCAGGATAAAAATGAGGAAATGTTCCGTGCTTTCGGCCGTTTCATCCAAGGATTGAATGGCCGTTATATCACTGCTGAAGACGTTGGTACTACTGTACAGGACATGGATCTTATTCATGAAGAAACAGATTATGTAACAGGAATTTCCCCCGCTTTCGGATCTTCAGGAAACCCTTCTCCAGTAACGGCTTATGGTGTTTATCGAGGAATGAAAGCAGCAGCAAAAGAAGGATTTGGTTCGGATTCTCTTGAAGGAAAAACCGTAGCGGTTCAAGGTGTAGGGAATGTTGCCTTCAACTTATGTCGCCACCTTCATGAAGAAGGAGCTCATTTAATCGTAACGGATATCAATAAGGAAGCTGTTCAGCGTGCAGTAGACGAGTTCGGTGCGAAAGCTGTTGACCCTGACGACATCTACAGTGTTGACTGTGACATCTACGCTCCGTGTGCGCTTGGTGCCACTATAAATGACGAAACTATTCCTCAGTTAAAAGCAAAAGTCATTGCCGGTGCAGCGAACAATCAGCTGAAGGATACTAGTCACGGTGACATTTTGCATGAAAAAGGCATTGTTTACACTCCGGATTACGTCATTAATGCGGGTGGTGTTATAAACGTTGCCGATGAACTCCATGGATACAACAAAGATCGTGCGATGAAACGAGTGGAAACGATCTATGATAATGTTTCCCGCGTTTTTGATATCTCACGCCGTGATGACATTCCGACTTATGCAGCAGCAGACCGAATGGCAGAAGAAAGGATTGAACGCCTACGCCGCTCTCGTAGTCAATTCCTACAAAATGGTCACCACATATTAAGTAGAAAATAA
- a CDS encoding 3'-5' exonuclease — MLPIDLQILKYIFFEKPIYYFKIKPYLKWNTYRQLEEKLETFNKDFGSNSLRDLDYTIFDLETTGFLPEIGHEIISIGAIRLQGLDACHRKTFHQVIRPIRPVNNQTLRLTGLSRDRLRNASPFIEGFQNFMEFSEGSVLVAHPAKFDMRFLQTMLKRWKLPSYHPPVIDSQLMAQWLLPSVKHQLDPLLKHFGIEKRARHHALNDAIMTAELFSELLSITLEKEISTLEELTHVLEKQKRAKQRK; from the coding sequence ATGTTACCAATTGACTTACAAATATTAAAATATATCTTCTTTGAGAAGCCCATTTATTATTTTAAAATAAAACCATATTTAAAATGGAATACGTACCGTCAGCTCGAAGAAAAACTAGAAACCTTCAATAAGGACTTTGGAAGTAACTCCCTAAGAGATCTCGATTACACCATCTTCGACTTAGAAACAACCGGGTTTCTTCCAGAGATCGGGCATGAAATCATCTCTATTGGTGCTATAAGGCTTCAAGGCCTAGATGCTTGTCACCGTAAAACCTTTCACCAGGTTATACGACCGATTCGCCCTGTCAATAACCAAACATTGAGACTAACAGGATTAAGCAGGGATCGCTTAAGAAATGCCAGCCCTTTTATAGAAGGGTTCCAAAACTTTATGGAGTTTAGCGAAGGTTCCGTCCTAGTTGCTCATCCAGCAAAATTTGATATGCGTTTTCTTCAAACGATGTTAAAAAGATGGAAGCTTCCTTCTTATCATCCGCCCGTGATTGATTCCCAGCTTATGGCTCAGTGGCTGCTTCCCTCGGTTAAACATCAACTCGATCCTTTATTAAAACATTTTGGCATTGAAAAAAGGGCGCGTCACCACGCCCTGAATGATGCCATTATGACAGCGGAATTGTTCAGTGAACTTCTTTCCATAACACTTGAAAAAGAAATTTCAACTCTGGAAGAACTGACCCATGTCCTTGAGAAACAAAAAAGAGCGAAGCAGCGAAAGTAA
- a CDS encoding DUF2627 domain-containing protein gives MRLIALLLLVTPGLIAMYGIKLIRDALFGEFHPIFMHIAVQGLLGVIFVVGGIAFIGGFILHRDRKRNLTKGRFKNN, from the coding sequence ATGCGTTTAATTGCATTATTGCTTTTAGTAACCCCAGGACTTATTGCCATGTATGGCATTAAACTTATAAGAGATGCACTATTTGGTGAGTTTCATCCGATCTTTATGCACATCGCTGTCCAAGGCTTGCTCGGAGTCATTTTTGTCGTTGGCGGGATAGCCTTTATTGGTGGGTTTATACTACACAGAGATCGAAAAAGAAACCTTACTAAGGGACGTTTTAAAAACAACTAA